Proteins from one Hirundo rustica isolate bHirRus1 chromosome 30, bHirRus1.pri.v3, whole genome shotgun sequence genomic window:
- the PTGES3 gene encoding prostaglandin E synthase 3 isoform X1, translating to MPLCPCCAHRQPASAKWYDRRDYVFIEFCVEDSKDVNVNFEKSKLTFSCLGGSDNFKHLNEIDLFNNIDPNESKHKRTDRSILCCLRKGESGQAWPRLTKERAKLNWLSVDFNNWKDWEDDSDEDMSNFDRFSEMMNNMGGDDDVDLPEVDGADDDSPDSDDEKMPDLE from the exons ATGCCCCTatgtccctgctgtgcccacagGCAGCCTGCCTCTGCAAAGTGGTACGACCGGAGGGACTACGTCTTTATTGAGTTCTGTGTCGAAGACAGCAAAGACGTAAATGTAAATTTTGAAAAGTCCAAACTCACGTTCAG tTGTCTTGGAGGAAGCGATaactttaaacatttaaatgaaatcGATCTTTTTAATAATATCGATCCAAAT GAATCAAAGCATAAAAGAACAGACAGATCCATCTTGTGTTGTTTACGAAAAGGAGAGTCTGGTCAGGCATGGCCAAGGTTAACAAAAGAGAGGGCAAAG CTCAACTGGCTCAGCGTGGACTTCAACAACTGGAAAGACTGGGAAGATGATTCAGACGAAGACATGTCCAATTTCGATCGCTTTTCTGAG ATGATGAACAACATGGGAGGAGACGACGACGTAGACTTGCCAGAAGTAGATGGGGCAGATGAT GACTCGCCAGACAGTGATGATGAAA AAATGCCGGATCTGGAGTAA
- the PTGES3 gene encoding prostaglandin E synthase 3 isoform X2, with protein MQPASAKWYDRRDYVFIEFCVEDSKDVNVNFEKSKLTFSCLGGSDNFKHLNEIDLFNNIDPNESKHKRTDRSILCCLRKGESGQAWPRLTKERAKLNWLSVDFNNWKDWEDDSDEDMSNFDRFSEMMNNMGGDDDVDLPEVDGADDDSPDSDDEKMPDLE; from the exons AT GCAGCCTGCCTCTGCAAAGTGGTACGACCGGAGGGACTACGTCTTTATTGAGTTCTGTGTCGAAGACAGCAAAGACGTAAATGTAAATTTTGAAAAGTCCAAACTCACGTTCAG tTGTCTTGGAGGAAGCGATaactttaaacatttaaatgaaatcGATCTTTTTAATAATATCGATCCAAAT GAATCAAAGCATAAAAGAACAGACAGATCCATCTTGTGTTGTTTACGAAAAGGAGAGTCTGGTCAGGCATGGCCAAGGTTAACAAAAGAGAGGGCAAAG CTCAACTGGCTCAGCGTGGACTTCAACAACTGGAAAGACTGGGAAGATGATTCAGACGAAGACATGTCCAATTTCGATCGCTTTTCTGAG ATGATGAACAACATGGGAGGAGACGACGACGTAGACTTGCCAGAAGTAGATGGGGCAGATGAT GACTCGCCAGACAGTGATGATGAAA AAATGCCGGATCTGGAGTAA
- the NACA gene encoding nascent polypeptide-associated complex subunit alpha isoform X1, producing the protein MPGEATETVPATEQELPQPQAETAVLHAAHSPPLTPSPSAQAVPAQPPSAATALPGPVSPPVVPAAAIPVFSVPPQPPAPALPGPATAAPPPALQSPVGFAAPGSPGPAPVSPASPGFPAPVAPLALPVSPSSLPAALTSPMKTTPAAASVGAAPLTPLPASGAAPAPGAAPAPILPPPSRPLLASPPPVSPTLLPAPTMCPQSPGSPPLPTVPVSPGIPAATPLASVPASPRAPAPTPALVSAISPPVFLAAPKAPLSPPIPLLPAGASPGHPAAAPVSPLLPVAPSGAKACPGSPAPRAAPVAAAAPVGAAISVPGPPATPPVPKTPPAVPVTPPVAAPATPPVPKTPPAAPVTPPVAAPATPPVPKTPPAAPVTPPVAAPATPPVPKTPPAAPVTPPMAAPATSPVPKTPPAAPVTPPVAAPATPPVPKTPPAAPVTPPVAAPATPPVPKTPPAAPVTPPVAAPATPPVPKTPPAAPVPPPVAAPATPPVPKTPPAAPVTPPVAAPATPPVPKTPPAAPVTPPVAAPATPPVPKTPPAAPVTPPVAAPATPPVPKTPPAAPVTPPVAAPATPPAAKAAPGSPVAAPSVPVPPPMSPPPSPAAPPSAKAAPKGSVAASAAAPAPPIPPPATPPAAKTAPKSPVAAPPSPATPAPAAPPAPDAPQAKQPNKMAAKAPPKSPAKATPAEDKASPKSPAKATPAPATPAEDKAPPKSPAKATPAPATPTEDKAPPKSPAKATPTEEKAPPKSPAKATPAPASPGGAKKSPKGSPVTAPSAPVAPAAPAEAKATSAPPVPPAAKTPPKSPAKATPAPATPAEAKTPPKSPAKATPAPAASAEAKTPLAPAQVPPKSPVAATPAPSVPPAAKTPPKSPAKATPGPAAPAAAKGPSKSPAEAKAAPKSPVKATSAPSTPAEAKAAPKSPVKATPAPSTAAEAKAAPKSPVKATPPAAAAKGPSKSPAEAKAPPKSPVKATPTPAAPTPAPAPAAGAPPKPPAPAKADSGRPSCAPGAPPAKKQQPLANNKAAKPAACPPQPKPPSKAALGADDEDLPPLLPPEPPVLLELSPPAGLPAPVAPQPVLKNDKGSGTESDSDESVPELEEQDSTQATTQQAQLAAAAEIDEEPVSKAKQSRSEKKARKAMSKLGLRQVTGVTRVTIRKSKNILFVITKPDVYKSPASDTYIVFGEAKIEDLSQQAQLAAAEKFKVQGEPVSNIQENTQTPTVQEESEEEEVDETGVEVKDIELVMSQANVSRAKAVRALKNNSNDIVNAIMELTM; encoded by the exons ATGCCCGGCGAAGCCACAGAAACCGTCCCGGCCACGGAGCAGGAGCTGCCGCAGCCTCAGGCAGAGACAG CTGTTCTTCATGCTGCTCATTCCCCACCTCTGACTCCATCTCCATCCGCCCAGGCTGTCCCGGCGCAGCCGCCCAGCGCTGCCACGGCTCTGCCGggccccgtgtccccccccgtGGTGCCGGCTGCGGCCATCCCCGTGTTCTCCGtgccccctcagccccctgcGCCGGCTCTGCCGGGCCCGGCCACTGCTgcccctcctccagctctgcagtccCCGGTGGGTTTTGCGGCCCCAGGATCTCCAGGGCCTGCCCCAGTTAGCCCAGCGTCTCCAGGATTCCCAGCTCCAGTGGCTCCTCTTGCCCTCCCAGTGAGCCCTAgttctctcccagctgctctcacctctcctatgaaaaccactcctgctgctgcctctgtgggAGCTGCACCTCTgacccctctccctgcctctggagcagccccagcccctggagcagccccagcccctaTCCTGCCTCCCCCATCCCGTCCCCTTCTGGCATCTCCCCCACCTGTGTCTCCCACTTTGCTGCCTGCTCCCACCAtgtgtccccagagcccaggATCACCCCCACTTCCCACAGTCCCGGTGtctcctggaattcctgctgccaccccGCTGGCTTCTGTTCCTGCCTCTCCCCGAGCCCCAGCTCCAACTCCAGCCCTGGTCAGCGCCATCTCTCCCCCCGTCTTCCTGGCTGCCCCCAAAGCTCCCTTGTCACCCCCTatccctctgctgccagctggggcaTCCCCTGggcatcctgctgctgccccagtcTCACCACTGCTCCCAGTTGCTCCTTCTGGTGCCAAGGCCTGTCCTGGGAGCCCAGCCCCTCGGGCAGcgcctgtggctgcagcagccccggTGGGAGCTGCCATCTCTGTCCCAGGGCCTCCAGCCACCCCTCCTGTGCCTAAAacacctcctgctgtccctgtcacaccgcctgtggcagctccagccacccctCCTGTGCCTAAaacacctcctgctgcccctgtcACACCGcctgtggcagctccagccacccctCCTGTACCTAAaacacctcctgctgcccctgtaACACCGCCCGTGgcagctccagccacccctCCTGTGCCTAAaacacctcctgctgctcctgtgacACCACCCATGGCAGCTCCAGCCACCTCTCCTGTGCCTAAaacacctcctgctgcccctgtaACACCACCCGTGgcagctccagccacccctCCTGTGCCTAAaacacctcctgctgctcctgtcacaccgcctgtggcagctccagccacccctCCTGTGCCTAAaacacctcctgctgctcctgtaaCACCACCCGTGgcagctccagccacccctCCTGTGCCTAAaacacctcctgctgcccctgtcccaccgcctgtggcagctccagccacccctCCTGTGCCTAAaacacctcctgctgcccctgtaACACCACCCGTGgcagctccagccacccctCCTGTGCCTAAaacacctcctgctgcccctgtaACACCACCCGTGgcagctccagccacccctCCTGTGCCTAAaacacctcctgctgctcctgtcacacCACCCGTGgcagctccagccacccctCCTGTACCTAAaacacctcctgctgcccctgtaACACCACCCGTGgcagctccagccacccctCCTGCGGccaaagcagctcctgggagcccGGTCGCTgccccctctgtccctgtcccaccgCCCATGTCACCTCcaccctctccagctgctcctccctcagCCAAAGCTGCACCCAAGGGCTCTGttgctgcctcagctgctgctccagctcccccCATCCCACCTCCAGCCACCCCACCTGCAGCCAAAACTGCTCCCAAGAGCCCTGTTGCTGCTCCCCCATCCCCTgccaccccagctcctgcagctccaccagctccaGATGCTCCCCAAGCAAAACAGCCCAACAAAATGGCAGCCAAAGCACCCCCAAAGAGCCCTGCCAAAGCTACCCCTGCTGAGGACAAAGCATCCCCAAAGAGCCCTGCCAAAgccaccccagctccagccacccctGCTGAGGACAAAGCACCCCCAAAGAGCCCTGCCAAAgccaccccagctccagccacccctACTGAGGACAAGGCACCCCCAAAAAGCCCTGCCAAAGCCACCCCTACTGAGGAGAAGGCACCCCCAAAAAGCCCTGCCAAAGCCACCCCAGCTCCGGCTTCCCCTGGAGGAGCCAAAAAGTCTCCCAAGGGCAgccctgtcactgccccatCTGCTCCTGTGGctccagctgcccctgctgagGCCAAAGCCACCTCAGCGCCACCTGTCCCTCCAGCAGCCAAGACACCCCCAAAGAGCCCTGCCAAAGCCACCCCCGCCCCAGCCACTCCTGCTGAGGCCAAAACACCCCCAAAGAGCCCTGCCAAAgccaccccagctccagcagcctctgctgaggCCAAAACACCTCTGGCTCCTGCCCAAGTGCCTCCCAAGAGCCCTGTTGCAGCCACCCCAGCTCCTAGTGTCCCCCCAGCAGCCAAAACACCCCCAAAGAGCCCTGCCAAAGCCACCCCAGGTCCAGCGgcccctgctgcagccaaagGTCCCTCCAAAAGCCCTGCTGAGGCCAAGGCAGCCCCAAAAAGCCCTGTCAAAGCCACCTCAGCACCATCCACCCCTGCTGAGGCCAAGGCAGCCCCAAAAAGCCCTGTCAAagccaccccagctccctccaccGCTGCTGAGGCCAAGGCAGCCCCAAAAAGCCCTGTCAAAGCcactcctcctgctgctgcagccaaagGACCCTCCAAAAGCCCTGCTGAGGCCAAGGCGCCTCCAAAGAGCCCTGTTAAGGCCACTccaactcctgcagctccaaccccagctcctgctccggCCGCGGGTGCCCCTCCaaagcccccagcccctgcgAAAGCAGACAGCGGCcgtcccagctgtgcccccgGCGCTCCCCCTGCCAAGAAGCAGCAGCCCCTCGCCAATAACAAGGCGGCCAAGCCGGCCGcttgccctccccagcccaaaccTCCCTCGAAGGCCGCGCTCGGCGCTGACGACGAGGACCTGCCGCCTCTGCTCCCCCCCGAGCCGCccgtgctgctggagctctctCCTCCCGCGGGGCTCCCGGCCCCCGTGGCGCCTCAGCCCGTCCTCAAGAATGACAAGG GGTCTGGCACAGAGTCTGACAGCGATGAATCCGTACCAGAGCTCGAAGAGCAGGACTCCACACAGGCCACGACACAGCAGGCACAG CTCGCGGCAGCAGCCGAAATAGACGAAGAACCCgtcagcaaagcaaaacagagccGGAGCGAGAAGAAAGCTCGGAAG GCAATGTCCAAGCTGGGCCTTCGCCAGGTGACAGGAGTCACCAGAGTCACCATCCGGAAATCCAAGAACATCCTCTTTGTCATCACAAAGCCAGACGTGTACAAGAGCCCGGCGTCAGACACCTACATCGTCTTCGGCGAGGCCAAG aTCGAAGACCTGTCCCAGCAGGCTCAGCTGGCGGCCGCCGAAAAGTTCAAAGTGCAAGGAGAACCTGTTTCCAACATCCAGGAAAACACACAGACCCCCACCGTGCAGGAGGAGAGCGAGGAAGAGGAG GTTGACGAAACCGGCGTGGAGGTGAAAGACATCGAGCTGGTGATGTCGCAGGCGAACGTGTCGCGGGCAAAGGCCGTGAGAGCCCTCAAGAACAACAGTAACGACATTGTAAACGCGATAATG GAGCTGACGATGTAG
- the ATP5F1B gene encoding ATP synthase subunit beta, mitochondrial, which translates to MLGLAGRSAAAAAAAARPLLPRGAAPGRDLLPLLLGRGAAPAVAVGARRDYAAQAAPAAKAGSTTGRIVAVIGAVVDVQFDEGLPPILNALEVQGRETRLVLEVAQHLGENTVRTIAMDGTEGLVRGQKVLDSGAPIRIPVGPETLGRIMNVIGEPIDERGPIKTKQFAAIHAEAPEFVEMSVEQEILVTGIKVVDLLAPYAKGGKIGLFGGAGVGKTVLIMELINNVAKAHGGYSVFAGVGERTREGNDLYHEMIESGVINLKDATSKVALVYGQMNEPPGARARVALTGLTVAEYFRDQEGQDVLLFIDNIFRFTQAGSEVSALLGRIPSAVGYQPTLATDMGTMQERITTTRKGSITSVQAIYVPADDLTDPAPATTFAHLDATTVLSRAIAELGIYPAVDPLDSTSRIMDPNIVGPEHYDVARGVQKILQDYKSLQDIIAILGMDELSEEDKLTVARARKIQRFLSQPFQVAEVFTGHMGKLVPLKETIKGFKQILAGEYDHLPEQAFYMVGPIEEAVAKAEKLAEEHA; encoded by the exons ATGTTGGGGCTCGCGGGTCgttccgccgccgccgccgccgccgcggcccggccgctgctgccccgcggggccgccccgggcCGGGATCTCCTCCCGCTGCTCCtcggccgcggggccgccccggccGTCGCCGTCGGGGCGC GACGGGACTATGCCgcccaggcagcccctgccGCCAAGGCCGGCTCCACCACCGGCCGCATCGTGGCCGTCATCGGGGCCGTGGTGGATGTGCAGTTCGACGAGGGGCTGCCCCCCATCCTGAACGCCCTTgaggtgcagggcagggagacgcggctggtgctggaggtggCTCAGCACCTGG GGGAGAACACGGTGCGTACCATTGCCATGGACGGTACAGAAGGGCTGGTGAGGGGACAGAAGGTGCTGGACTCTGGTGCTCCCATCCGCATCCCCGTGGGCCCTGAGACCCTGGGCAGGATCATGAATGTCATCGGGGAACCCATCGACGAGAGGGGCCCCATCAAGACCAAACA gTTTGCTGCTATCCACGCCGAGGCCCCTGAGTTCGTGGAGATGAGTGTGGAGCAGGAGATCCTGGTGACAGGGATCAAGGTCGTGGATCTGCTGGCTCCCTACGCCAAGGGTGGCAAGATCG GTTTGTTTGGAGGCGCTGGTGTCGGCAAGACCGTGCTGATCATGGAGCTGATCAACAACGTGGCCAAGGCCCACGGTGGTTACTCGGTGTTCGCCGGCGTGGGCGAGAGGACCCGTGAGGGCAACGACTTGTACCACGAGATGATCGAGTCCGGGGTCATCAACCTGAAAGATGCCACTTCCAAG GTCGCCCTGGTCTACGGGCAGATGAACGAGCCCCCGGGCGCCCGTGCCAGGGTGGCCCTGACGGGGCTGACGGTGGCCGAGTACTTCAGGGACCAGGAGGGTCAGGACGTGCTGCTCTTCATCGACAACATCTTCCGCTTCACCCAGGCCGGCTCCGAG GTgtcagccctgctgggcagAATCCCCTCGGCCGTGGGCTACCAGCCCACGCTGGCCACCGACATGGGCACCATGCAGGAGCGCATCACCACCACGCGCAAGGGCTCCATCACCTCCGTGCAG GCTATTTATGTGCCCGCCGACGACTTGACCGACCCCGCTCCCGCCACCACCTTTGCCCACTTGGACGCCACCACGGTGTTGTCCCGTGCCATCGCCGAGCTGGGCATCTACCCTGCCGTGGACCCCCTGGACTCCACCTCCCGCATCATGGACCCCAACATCGTGGGGCCCGAGCACTACGACGTGGCTCGGGGCGTGCAGAAGATCCTGCAG GACTACAAGTCACTGCAGGACATCATCGCCATCCTGGGTATGGATGAGTTGTCCGAGGAGGACAAACTGACCGTGGCCCGAGCTCGCAAGATCCAGAGGTTCCTGTCTCAGCCCTTCCAGGTGGCCGAGGTCTTCACCGGCCACATGGGCAAGCTGGTGCCACTGAAAGAGACCATCAAGGGCTTCAAGCAGATCCTGGCAG gtgaaTATGACCACCTGCCTGAGCAGGCTTTCTACATGGTGGGGCCCATCGAGGAGGCGGTGGCCAAGGCAGAGAAGCTGGCAGAGGAACACGCCTGA
- the NACA gene encoding nascent polypeptide-associated complex subunit alpha isoform X2: MPGEATETVPATEQELPQPQAETGSGTESDSDESVPELEEQDSTQATTQQAQLAAAAEIDEEPVSKAKQSRSEKKARKAMSKLGLRQVTGVTRVTIRKSKNILFVITKPDVYKSPASDTYIVFGEAKIEDLSQQAQLAAAEKFKVQGEPVSNIQENTQTPTVQEESEEEEVDETGVEVKDIELVMSQANVSRAKAVRALKNNSNDIVNAIMELTM; this comes from the exons ATGCCCGGCGAAGCCACAGAAACCGTCCCGGCCACGGAGCAGGAGCTGCCGCAGCCTCAGGCAGAGACAG GGTCTGGCACAGAGTCTGACAGCGATGAATCCGTACCAGAGCTCGAAGAGCAGGACTCCACACAGGCCACGACACAGCAGGCACAG CTCGCGGCAGCAGCCGAAATAGACGAAGAACCCgtcagcaaagcaaaacagagccGGAGCGAGAAGAAAGCTCGGAAG GCAATGTCCAAGCTGGGCCTTCGCCAGGTGACAGGAGTCACCAGAGTCACCATCCGGAAATCCAAGAACATCCTCTTTGTCATCACAAAGCCAGACGTGTACAAGAGCCCGGCGTCAGACACCTACATCGTCTTCGGCGAGGCCAAG aTCGAAGACCTGTCCCAGCAGGCTCAGCTGGCGGCCGCCGAAAAGTTCAAAGTGCAAGGAGAACCTGTTTCCAACATCCAGGAAAACACACAGACCCCCACCGTGCAGGAGGAGAGCGAGGAAGAGGAG GTTGACGAAACCGGCGTGGAGGTGAAAGACATCGAGCTGGTGATGTCGCAGGCGAACGTGTCGCGGGCAAAGGCCGTGAGAGCCCTCAAGAACAACAGTAACGACATTGTAAACGCGATAATG GAGCTGACGATGTAG